A stretch of Glandiceps talaboti chromosome 18, keGlaTala1.1, whole genome shotgun sequence DNA encodes these proteins:
- the LOC144449358 gene encoding uronyl 2-sulfotransferase-like — protein MVTPSNFIRLPRHVYAGVVVLVTTCVFLYAYDNYSLPTRDFNIEDGSRSTNDVGHNGCCGNKDLAKTSRSTNDLVFYNKVGKCGSRSLVYLLRLLSARNGFTAAGENKTPNVTIYLTLDQQSVLVQRISDLSRPATFYRHTHFIDFTRFGYENPIYINIVRQPLSRLISDYYFRRFGDEKKSKDNFKRTSMLYQTFDECVLRNRVECKGDSIFYIIPYFCGQDSRCRNTSQWALDRAMENVEKYFSVIGLSEEYEDTLKLYEATLPEIFKGALEIYKTPGSIRSTKTKNKTGPSPEVVEIMNERLALENEFYVFIKRRFYDMKRKYGLTS, from the exons ATGGTCACCCCGTCAAATTTCATCAGACTACCCCGACACGTTTATGCTGGCGTAGTGGTCTTGGTCACTACATGTGTGTTTCTGTATGCGTACGATAACTATTCACTTCCTACACGCGATTTCAACATTGAAGACGGTTCGAGGTCAACGAATG ATGTCGGTCACAATGGTTGCTGTGGCAACAAGGATTTGGCGAAAACTTCAAGAAGC ACGAATGATTTAGTTTTCTACAACAAAGTAGGAAAATGCGGTAGTCGATCTCTCGTGTATTTACTGAGACTGTTAAGTGCACGGAACGGCTTTACAGCGGCAGGAGAAAACAAGACTCCGAACGTCACCATATATCTAACCCTTGATCAACAG TCGGTATTGGTTCAACGAATATCTGATTTATCCAGACCAGCTACGTtttacagacatacacattttatagaTTTTACAAG GTTTGGCTATGAAAATCCAATCTACATCAACATTGTACGTCAACCACTCAGCAGATTAATTTCCGACTATTATTTTAGAAGATTTGGTGATGAGAAAAAGTCTAAAGACAATTTTAAGAGAACAAGCATGCTTTATCAA ACATTCGATGAGTGTGTTCTACGTAATAGAGTAGAATGTAAAGGAGACtctatattttacataatacCATACTTTTGTGGACAAGATAGCCGATGTAG AAACACAAGCCAATGGGCACTTGATCGTGCTATGGAgaatgtagaaaaatatttttccGTTATTGGACTGAGCGAAGAATACGAAGACACTCTTAAATTATATGAAGCAACTTTGCCAGAAATCTTCAAAGGAGCccttgaaatatacaaaacaccTG GTTCAATACGGAGCACAAAAACGAAGAACAAAACAGGTCCGTCACCAGAGGTCGTTGAAATTATGAACGAAAGATTAGCATTAGAAAACGAATTTTACGTTTTTATTAAGAGAAGATTTTAtgacatgaaaagaaaatatggcTTGACGTCGTGA